ACCTGGCGGAGCTGGGCATGACCCCGCGCGACGTGCTGTCCGTGACGCGTTCGCTGCGCACCGGCGCCTCCGGGCGGACGATCCTGGCCTACCTGCCGGAGGTCCTCCAGCAGCGGGTGCTGGCCGAGCCCGTACCGGACCAGGCGGGACCGGGTGTCTACCGGGACAACGACGCGCTGGTCGAGTCCCTCGCGGAGGTCCGCGACCTCGGCCACGCGCTCGGCTACGAGGAGTGCATGGCCGGCTGGAACTCCTGCGCGGCGCCGATCATGTGGGACGGTTCCATCATGGGCGCGGTCCTGCTGCTCAAGCTCAAGTCCGTGATGCCGGTGGCCCCCGACAGCGTCATCGAGGCGACGAAGGAGGCGGCGGCCGAACTGAGCCGCTACGGAGCGGCGCGGCCGGACGCCGACCGGGACTGAACCGGGCCGGCCGCCCGCCGGCCGACGCGCCGCGCCCCGCCCGTGACGGCCGGGCACAATGGCCGGGTGCGGCTCGAAGCGATCACCTGGGAACGGCTCACCGACGCGCTCGCCGAGCGGGTCACCGCGACGACGCCGAAGGACGGGAGCAGCTGGCTGCGGGTCGCCGTCGACGGGGCGCCCGCGGCCGCGCCGGGCGATCTGGCCGGCGCGCTCGCCGAGGCGCTGCGGCTCCGCGGGCGGGCGGTGCACCGGGCCGGCACGTTCGGCTTCCTGCGGCCCGCCTCCCTGCGGCTCGAACACGGCCGGGAGGACCCCGACGCCTTCCACGACGAGTGGTTCGACCGGCAGGCGCTCTGGCGCGAGGTGTTCCAGCCGCTGGATCCGGGCGGCACCGGGCGGGTGCTCCCGGACCTGTGGGATCCGGTGACGGACCGCGCCACCCGCAGCGCGTACGTGACGCTGCCGCCCGGCGGGGTCCTGCTGCTGCACGGCCCGTTCCTGCTCGGCCACTGGTTCCCCTTCGATCTCTCCGTCCACCTGAAGCTGTCGCCGGCCGCGCTGGCCCGCCGCACCCCCGAGGACGAACGCTGGACGCTGCCCGCCTTCGCGCGCTACGAGGCCGAGACCCGGCCGGAGGAGGCCGCGGACGTCGTCGTACGGGCCGACGACCCGCGCCGGCCCGCCTGGAGCGGAGCCCGCTGACCGCCTGGCTCCCCAGATCTCAGACGACCTGCCGGATCTCGCCCCGGACGCGGTAGAACCCGCCCGAGGACGCCGACAGGTCATCGACGACGTACCGCGCGCCGGCCCGGCGTATGTGGCGCGGGAACTGGACGTTCCAGGACGGCTCGTAGCCGTCGGAGAGCACGTGCACCCGCAGCCGGCCGCCTTCCTGGACGCACTCCACCACGATCCCGGACGCCGCCGCGGCCGGCACCGTCTGCACCGTCGCCGACGGGGTGTAAGTGGGCAGTGCGGCAGCCGACTTCACGTCCCGGGCCACCGGAACCGAGCCCGACCGGGCCGCGGTGACGGCCGCGTCGCTCGCGTCGACACAGACCAGCGAACCGTCGGTGGTGACCATGTACAGCTTCTCGTCCAGATACTGCATCGACAGCGCCGAGCCGCCCCCGGTGCCGAGCTTCCACAGCCGGGTGCCGTCGGCCGCGAAGCAGTACACCGAGGAGGCCGAGTCGCCGGCGAACACATAGCGGCCGCCGGGCGCAGTGGCGCAGGAATAGACGACCGTGTCGCACCGGTAGGTGGCCTCCACGGCGCCACCGGATTTCGCCAGCCGCTGGACGACCCGCCGGTCGGTGCCGGCGTACACCGCGTCGTCCTCCTGCCAGCCGAACAGCACCGCGCCCGTGGTGGGGGTGTGCCACAACTCGCCGCTGCCGTCGGCGCGGTAGGCGGTCACGCCGCGGCGGTGGCCGTGGTAGACGGCGTGTTCGTCCCGCCGCACCATCCAGGCGTGCTCGCCCGGGCTGCGCCGCGACCACTGGAACTCGTCCTCGTGGTCGATGACGGTCAGCCCGCCGGCGCGGTCGGCGACGTTGAGGACGCCCTCGCGGATGTCCAGCCAGAAGATGTCGACGTCGGGTGCGATGTCGTAGGCGGCGAAGGGGAGTTTCGACGACAGGTCGTAGACCGTGCCGTCGTCGCAGCCGGCGTAGATCCAGAAGTCGTCCGCCACCAGGCACTTGACGCCGGCGGGCAGCTGGTAGCGCGCCAGCACCTCGCCGTCGTGGCCGAGGGTGTGGACCTCGCCGTTCTGGTTGCCGACCCAGCAGCGGTCCTCGGCGATGTGGATGCCGAACGCGGAGGCGCCGGTGCGGAACCGCCACAGCACGGGGGCGACCGCGCGGGCCGTCGACGGCGCGGAGGTGACCTGACGCCGCGTCACGGGGCGGGCGGCGCGCCCTCCCGGCACCGCCGGCGCGTAGCCCTTGCGGACCTTCTCGCCGATCTTCCGGGCCGCCGCGGCCTGCGCCTTCTCGCGCGTCGGGAAGGAGGAGAGCTGCCGCTGCCCGTCCGCGCCGATGCGGCCGTAGCGCACCGACACGTCCGTGTCCCGCACCGTCACCTCGTAGAACTTGTGCGCCCCGGCGCCGTCCTGTGACAGTTCCAGATACGTCGTGGTCTCGGACATGGGTCTCCCCTCCCCGGGCGGCCCCGACGGCCGTCCCCCGCTGCTGAAAACCGTACGGCGCACCACTGACAACGGACCGTGGAGCGCCTCGCCCGGACCGCTGTCCGCCCTGCTCACGGCGGCAGTTAGCGTGTGGGCGTGACGACTTCACCGAACGCATCCGACTCCGCTGAACCCTCCGCCCCGCTGCCCGGCAGCCACGGGCCCGGCGCGACCGTGGAAGCCCACCCGCGGTCCGTCGGCACCGTCCGGACGACCTACGCGCCCGACCCGGACGGCGACCCCGACCCGGGGGAGATCGTCTGGACCTGGGTCCCCTACGAGGAGAACGACGGCCGGGGCAAGGACCGGCCGGTGCTGGTCGTCGCCCGGGAGCCGGGCGGCACCCTGCTGGCCGTGCAGCTGTCCAGCAAGCGGCACAACAACGACCGCGAGTGGGTCCCCCTCGGGACCGGCCCGTGGGACCGCGCCGGGCGCGACTCGTGGGTGGCCGTGGACCGCATACTGCGGGTGCATCCGGCCGGGATGCGGCGCGAAGCCTGCGCCCTGGACCGGGGCCGCTTCAACCTGGTGGTCAACCGGCTGCGGGAGCGCTACGGCTGGCGCTGACCGCCCGCGGGCCCGGTCGGCTCAGGCGTCCGCCAGGGCCAGCAGCTTGGTGACGGTGTTCCAGTTGCGGGCGGTGGCCGTCACCCCGAGAGGGGCGCGGCTCACCGTGTCGGCAAGCTTGGAGCGGCCGATGCCGCCCGGGCACCACAGGTACAGTTCGCGCCCGACCAGCCGGAACCGGTCGGGCGCGAACGCGGCCTCGTCGAGCGCTTCCAGCCGCGAGGTGTCGGCCGGCACCGCCGACAGGAACGTCACGTGCAGACTCTTGGGCTCCGGCACGGCCTGCGGAAAGGGATTCGCGGCGACCGCGGCGGCCAGCTCGTCGCGGGTCCGCACGACGACCGGCACGGTGAGGCCGAGCTCGGCGCCGATCGCGTCGTGCAGCACCCGGGCGGTCTCCTCCGGCGGCGTGCCGGGGTCGGCGAAGACGAGATTGCCGGTCTGGAGCAGGACGGAGACGTCCTGGAAGCCCAGCTTCTCGGCCAGCTCCAGCTGCCTGGCCTTGGGGAAGGAGTTGTGGCCGCCGACGTTGATGCCGCGGAGCAGAGCGATCTGACGGGACATGGCATGCCTTCGTGGAGCCGGCCCGGCGGGGCCGGACGGCGGTCGGGATCAGAAGAGCGGCGCGGGCAGCACGCCTTCGAGGGCCAGCAGCAGGCGTTTGGTCTCCAGACCGCCGCCGAATCCGCCGATCCCGCCGTCGCTGGCCACGACGCGGTGGCAGGGGACGACGACCGGCAGCGGGTTGGAGCCCATCGCCGCGCCCACCGCGCGGGCCGCGCCTGCCTCGCCCACCCGGTCCGCGAGGTACTGGTAGCCGACGACGCTGCCGTAGGGGACGTCGTCCGCCAGGGCGTGCAGCACCCGGGCGTTGAAACCCGAGGTCAGGGACCAGTCCAGGGGAACGGTGAAGGACCGCAGCTCCCCGGAGAAGTAGGCGGTCAGCTCGGCGGCGGCCGTCCGCAGATGAGGTGTCCCGGGGGCCGGCGGCCCGCCGAAACGCTGCTCCAGACGGGTCAGCGCGCGCCGGGTCCTCCGCTCGTCGGCGTGGAAGACCACCTGGGCCAGGCCGTCCCGGGTCGCGGCGAGGAGCAGCGGACCGATCGGGGTCTCCAGGCGCGTCCAGGCCCAGTCGCGGGGGCCCGCGGACCCCGGGGCCGGCTCCGGTACCTGCTCGGAATGCATCACCTGATCAGGGTAGGACGTACCACTGACAACGGGGCGGGGAACGGCCCGGTACCGCCGCCCGCCCCCGCCCCCGCGCCCGTGCCGGCCGAGGTGCTCAGCCGTCCTTGTCCCGGCGCTCCAGCGCCGCGCGCACCACGTCGGGCTTGTTGGTGATGATGCCGTCGACGCCCAGATCGGCGACCTTCACCGCGGTGGCCGCGTCGTCGACGGTCCAGGTGTACAGGTCCAGCGGCCGCCGGTGCGGCCCCTTCAGCGCGTGCACGGCGGCGACGTACTGCGGGGTGACCGCCGTGTGGACGGGATTGATCTGGTCGCAGTACTTCGCGAATTTCGGCAGGTCGGCGACGGAGGGGTTGCCGAGGAAGCCCGTCTTGAGGTCCGGCCGGAGTTCGTGCACGGTCTTGATGGCGTCGGCGTTGAAGCTCTGGATGATCAGACGGTTCTTGACGTGGTCCCGGTCCAGCCAGCCGGCGCGGCGCAGCTCCCTGAGGGTCTGCAGCTCGATGCCCGGGTAGAGCTCCGGCGACTTCAGCTCCATCAGCAGGCTCTGGTCGTTGTCCTCGACCTCGTCCATGTAGTCCTCCAGGGTCGGTACGCGCTCCCCTGCGAACTTCGGACCGAACCAGCTGCCCGCGTCCAGCTTCTCGATCTCCTTGAGGGTGAAGTCCGAGACGCTCCAGGGGGAGCGGTCCGGGAAGACCTTCTTGACGTTGGTGGTCCGGGCGAGCGAGTTGTCGTGCAGGATGACCAGCTCGCCGTCCTTGGTGCGCTGGACGTCGTTCTCGACCCAGTCGAAGCCGAGCCGGGCTGCCGCGTCGATGGAGGCGAGGGTGTTCTCGGGCGCGTACGACGAGGCCCCCCGGTGGGCGACCGTCTCCGGAGTGCGTCCGTGCGGTGCGGCCTGGGCGGCGGCGGGGGAGAGGACGAGCGCGGACAGACCCATGAGCACACCGGCGACCACGGTGGCGACGGGGCGAATACGCATACGGACTCCTCGTGACGTCGTGGGCGTGAGCTGAGCTGACGTGAAGTGACGTGAACCGGGGTCGGACGGGCAGAGACTCGCAGCCGGGCCGTAGCGGGAGGCGGTCGTACGGTGGCCGAATGCTGAACGAGGGATGGCCGGTCTTCCGTGTGGAGCGTCGCGCAGTTGCAGGATGCCCGGAATACCCGTGCAACAGACGTACGTTCCGATGCCGTCCAACTTGCCGGAGCCGCGGCGTCCGCGCATCTTGACCGATGATGCGTCACCCCTCGTGCGTCTGACCGGTTTTGGCGAGCCGTCGGAGAGGGAGGGGCCGCGGCGGCGGCCCGTACGCGGGGGCTCGGCGAGCCCGGGCCGGGGCTGCGGCTGCCGGTTCCGGCGCGGTGCCGGCGATCTTGCGGAGGGCCGGCGTTGGGCCGCCCGCACCACGCCGCGGCGCCGGCCCGGACGCCGCACCCCGGCCGGCCCGGCCCGCCCCGGAGGACTCCGGCCCGTCCGGCTCCCGGCCGTCCGGCGGATCCGCCCGCGCGGTCCGGAGCACCTGCCGGGCCGGCCCGGAGCCTGCGCGCAGGCTCCGGGCGTCCGGCGCCGCCGGGGGAAACCGCAGGTCGGAGGCGATTCCCCGCCGGTTGTCAGTGGCGGGTCGTACGGTGGATCCCATGCGGCCCGTATCAAAGATCGAACGCTCGGTGGCGCCCTTCGAGGTCGTCAGCCCCTACCAGCCCAGTGGCGACCAGCCGGCGGCCATCGCCGAGCTGGAGAAGCGCATCCGCGGCGGTGAGAAGGATGTCGTCCTGCTGGGTGCGACCGGTACCGGCAAGTCGGCGACCACCGCGTGGATGATCGAGAAGCTGCAGCGCCCGACGCTCGTCATGGCGCCCAACAAGACCCTCGCGGCGCAGCTCGCCAACGAATTCCGCGAGCTGCTGCCGAACAACGCGGTCGAGTACTTCGTCTCCTACTACGACTACTACCAGCCCGAGGCGTACGTCCCGCAGTCCGATACGTACATCGAGAAGGACTCCTCGATCAACGAGGAGGTCGAGCGGCTGCGGCACTCCGCGACGAACTCGCTGCTCACCCGGCGTGACGTCGTGGTGGTCGCCTCTGTGTCCTGCATCTACGGCCTGGGCACGCCGCAGGAGTACGTCGACCGGATGGTCCCCCTGAAGGTCGGCGACGAGATCGACCGCGACCAGCTGCTGCGCCGCTTCGTCGACATCCAGTACACGCGCAACGACCTGGCGTTCACCCGGGGCACCTTCCGGGTCCGCGGCGACACCATCGAGATCTTCCCGGTGTACGAGGAGCTCGCCGTGCGGATCGAGATGTTCGGCGACGAGATCGAGGCGCTCTCCACGCTGCACCCGCTCACCGGCGAGGTGATCAGCGAGGACGAGCAGCTGTACATCTTCCCGGCCAGCCACTACATCGCCGGCCCGGAGCGGATGGAGCGGGCCATCGCCGGCATCGAGGCCGAGCTGGTGGAGCGCCTCGCCACCCTGGAGAAGCAGGGCAAGCTGCTGGAGGCCCAGCGGCTGCGGATGCGCACGACGTACGACATCGAGATGATGCGGCAGATCGGCTCCTGCTCGGGCATCGAGAACTACTCCATGCACATGGACGGCCGTGAGCCGGGCTCCGCGCCCAACACCCTCATCGACTACTTCCCGGAGGACTTCCTCCTGGTCATCGACGAATCGCATGTCACCGTCCCGCAGATCGGTGCCATGTACGAGGGTGACGCCTCCCGCAAGCGCACCCTGGTCGACCACGGCTTCCGGCTGCCCTCCGCCATGGACAACCGGCCGCTGAAGTGGGAGGAGTTCCTGGGCCGCATCGGCCAGACCGTCTATCTGTCGGCGACCCCCGGCCCGTACGAGCTCGCCCGGGGCGACGGCTATGTGGAGCAGATCATCCGGCCGACCGGGCTGGTCGACCCGGAGGTGGTGGTCAAGCCCACCGACGGGCAGATCGACGATCTGGTGCACGAGATCCGGACCCGTACCGAGAAGGACGAGCGCGTCCTGGTCACCACCCTCACCAAGAAGATGGCCGAGGACCTCACGGACTACTTCCTGGAGCTCGGTATCCAGGTGCGCTACCTGCACAGCGACGTCGACACCCTGCGCCGGGTGGAGCTGCTGCGGGAGCTGCGATCGGGTGAGTACGACGTCCTGGTGGGCATCAACCTGCTGCGTGAGGGCCTCGACCTGCCGGAGGTCTCGCTGGTCGCCATTCTGGACGCCGACAAGGAGGGCTTCCTGCGCTCCGGTTCGGCGCTCATCCAGACGATCGGCCGCGCGGCGCGCAATGTCTCCGGGCAGGTGCACATGTACGCCGACAAGGTCACCCCGGCGATGGAGAAGGCCATCGACGAGACCAACCGGCGCCGGGAGAAGCAGCTGGCGTACAACAAGGAACACGGCATCGACCCGCAGCCGCTCCGCAAGAAGATCGGCGACATCGTCGCCACGATCGCCCGGGAGGAGATCGACACCCAGGAGCTGCTGGGCTCGGGCTACCGCAAGGGCGGAGAGGCCAAGGACGCCAAGGCCAAGGCGCCGGTCCCGTCGCTCGGCGCGCACACCGGCAAGGCCGCCAAGGGCAAGGGCGGCAAGGCGGGCGAGGTGCTGACGGACCGTCCGGCCGCCGAACTGGCCGAGCTCATCGAGGAGATGACGGAGCGGATGCGGGCCGCCGCGGCCGAGCTGCAGTTCGAGATCGCCGCCCGACTGCGCGACGAGGTGGGCGAGCTGAAGAAGGAGCTGCGGCAAATGAGGGAGGCCGGGGTGAAGTGAGGGCCGCCGGCGTGCGGTGAGGGAGACCGGGACGAGGTGCGGGGCGGGGGCGCGGCCCCGGGCCGGGCGCGGCGGCGCGCCCGGCCGGGTGTCTCAGAAACGCCACAAAACGCGGGCCGTGTGCGCCCCCGCCCCGCGGTCGTGCGTAGGGTCGAGGGGGCCGCCGGAGAGCTGGGCGGGGACAGTACAGAGAGGGGACGGCGCGTGTCGGTCAATTTGTCCAAGGGGCAGGGCATCAGCCTGCAGAAGTCCGACGGAGGGACGCTGACCGCGGTGCGGATGGGGCTGGGGTGGCGTTCGGCGCCGCGTCGCGGCCTGTTCGGCAGGCGGACCAACGAGATCGACCTCGACGCCTCGGCGGTGCTCTTCGCCGGCCGGCAGCCGATAGACGTCGTCTTCTTCCAGCATCTGGTCAGCGATGACGGCGCGGTCCGGCACACCGGCGACAACCTCGTCGGCGGTGCGGGCCAGGGCGGTGACGACGAGGCGATCCTGGTCGACCTGGAGCGGGTGCCGGTGCACATCGACCAGATCGTCTTCACCGTCAACTCCTTCACCGGCCAGACCTTCGCCGAGGTGCAGGACGCCTTCTGCCGGCTGGTCGACGAGAACACCGGCGAGGAGCTGGCCCGCTACACCCTGACGGGCGGCGGCGACTACACCGCACAGGTCATGTCGAAGGTCCACCGGACGGCCAACGGCTGGCAGATGACCGCCATCGGTGAGCCCTCCGTCGGCCGGACGTTCCAGGACCTGGTGCCGGCGATCCTGCCGCACCTGTAAGGACGCACCTCCGCAGCACGCACCGTCCGCGTCCGCACTGCCCGAAGGGCGGGGCGTCCCGCAGGGCGGGGCGGCGCGGTATGCACCGTCGTGGCAGCGCGCACCCGGGCCGCGCCGCCGCGTCCGGGCCTGTGCCCGGCAGGCCCGGGACGCACCACGACCAGGGGGAACGACGATGACGGCCGAGCTGGTCCGGGGCCAGAACCATCCACTGGACCGGACGCGGGTGGAGATCCGGATCACGGCGGGCGGCCCCGTCGTGGCCGCGGTGACGCTCGGCGACGCGCACGGCAGGCTTCCCGGCACCGACGCGGTGGCCCACCCGGGGGCGCCCCGGCGCACCGGCATCGAGGTGCCCCGCCAGGCGGCTGCCGCGCACCGTCTCGCGGTGGACCTCGGCGCGCTGCCGGACGCCGTCCACCGGGTGAGCGTGCTGCTGGCGCTGCCCACCGGGATCGGCGCGCTGACCACCTTCGGCGCCGCCGCCCCGCCGTCCGTCCAGGTCACCGGCCTCGACGGCACGGGACTGGCCGGCTACACCCTCAACGGGCTGGGCGCCGAATCCGCCGTCGTCGCCGTCGAGCTGTACCGCAGAGCGGGCGCCTGGAAGGTGCGTGCCGTGGGCCAGGGCTACGCCGACGGCCTCGCCGCGCTGCTGCGCGACCAGGGGCTTCCGCAGGCGGCGGAGCTGGCCGCGGAGATCGAGGAAGCGGTCGGCCGCGGGCACGCCAGGGCGGTCCCGGCGCCCGCACCGGCCGCGGCGCACCGGCCCGACGGACCCGCACACCCGGCCCCCGGCCCCGCCGCCCCGGCCCCCGGCCCCGCCGCCCCGGCCCCGGACCCCGCCGCCCCGTCCACCTCGCCGGCCGCCGCCCCCGTCGACTACCGCCACCCCGAGCGCCGCTCCACCCCCGCCCCTGCCACCCCGCAGCCCTCGGTGGGCGGCCCGGTGGACCCGGCCGCTCCCGCTCCCCCGCCGTCCTCACCGCCCGCCCCCTCGGGCCCGGTGGCCGGTGACGCCGCCGGATGGAGCATGGAGGAGCGGCTCTACAACCAGGTATGGGGGATGTTCGAGGACCTGACCCGGTCGGTCGCGGCGTACCGCAGCGCGTCCGACTTCGCGGAGTCCCGCCTGGAGCAGGAGCTCGACGCCGCGCTCTCCGACCCGCGCGACCGCCTCGGCACGGCCGCCGACGCCGCCCGCGCCGCCGCCCGCGACCGGCACGCCGCCCTCGTCACCCAGGCCCGCGCCGCCCTCGACCGGGACCTCGCCCAGCTCGCCGCCGAGTCGGAGGTGGTCGAGCCCGCGCTGCCGCCCGCCTTCGCCCGCTGGGACAGCCCCGTATGGCAGGCCCACCGCTCCGCGCAGCAGCGCCCGATGGCGCTGCGGCTGGGCGACCTGCACCTCCCGGAGGTGCCGGACCTGCGCATCCCGATGCTCGTACGCCTCCCGCTGGAGCGCGGACTGTGGATCGACTGCGGGCCCGACGCCTACGCCTGGAGGGGCCCGGACCCTGACCGCGCCTACGCCCGCCGGGA
The sequence above is a segment of the Streptomyces lydicus genome. Coding sequences within it:
- the uvrB gene encoding excinuclease ABC subunit UvrB translates to MRPVSKIERSVAPFEVVSPYQPSGDQPAAIAELEKRIRGGEKDVVLLGATGTGKSATTAWMIEKLQRPTLVMAPNKTLAAQLANEFRELLPNNAVEYFVSYYDYYQPEAYVPQSDTYIEKDSSINEEVERLRHSATNSLLTRRDVVVVASVSCIYGLGTPQEYVDRMVPLKVGDEIDRDQLLRRFVDIQYTRNDLAFTRGTFRVRGDTIEIFPVYEELAVRIEMFGDEIEALSTLHPLTGEVISEDEQLYIFPASHYIAGPERMERAIAGIEAELVERLATLEKQGKLLEAQRLRMRTTYDIEMMRQIGSCSGIENYSMHMDGREPGSAPNTLIDYFPEDFLLVIDESHVTVPQIGAMYEGDASRKRTLVDHGFRLPSAMDNRPLKWEEFLGRIGQTVYLSATPGPYELARGDGYVEQIIRPTGLVDPEVVVKPTDGQIDDLVHEIRTRTEKDERVLVTTLTKKMAEDLTDYFLELGIQVRYLHSDVDTLRRVELLRELRSGEYDVLVGINLLREGLDLPEVSLVAILDADKEGFLRSGSALIQTIGRAARNVSGQVHMYADKVTPAMEKAIDETNRRREKQLAYNKEHGIDPQPLRKKIGDIVATIAREEIDTQELLGSGYRKGGEAKDAKAKAPVPSLGAHTGKAAKGKGGKAGEVLTDRPAAELAELIEEMTERMRAAAAELQFEIAARLRDEVGELKKELRQMREAGVK
- a CDS encoding type II toxin-antitoxin system PemK/MazF family toxin, translated to MTTSPNASDSAEPSAPLPGSHGPGATVEAHPRSVGTVRTTYAPDPDGDPDPGEIVWTWVPYEENDGRGKDRPVLVVAREPGGTLLAVQLSSKRHNNDREWVPLGTGPWDRAGRDSWVAVDRILRVHPAGMRREACALDRGRFNLVVNRLRERYGWR
- a CDS encoding WGR domain-containing protein yields the protein MSETTTYLELSQDGAGAHKFYEVTVRDTDVSVRYGRIGADGQRQLSSFPTREKAQAAAARKIGEKVRKGYAPAVPGGRAARPVTRRQVTSAPSTARAVAPVLWRFRTGASAFGIHIAEDRCWVGNQNGEVHTLGHDGEVLARYQLPAGVKCLVADDFWIYAGCDDGTVYDLSSKLPFAAYDIAPDVDIFWLDIREGVLNVADRAGGLTVIDHEDEFQWSRRSPGEHAWMVRRDEHAVYHGHRRGVTAYRADGSGELWHTPTTGAVLFGWQEDDAVYAGTDRRVVQRLAKSGGAVEATYRCDTVVYSCATAPGGRYVFAGDSASSVYCFAADGTRLWKLGTGGGSALSMQYLDEKLYMVTTDGSLVCVDASDAAVTAARSGSVPVARDVKSAAALPTYTPSATVQTVPAAAASGIVVECVQEGGRLRVHVLSDGYEPSWNVQFPRHIRRAGARYVVDDLSASSGGFYRVRGEIRQVV
- a CDS encoding methylated-DNA--[protein]-cysteine S-methyltransferase; the encoded protein is MHSEQVPEPAPGSAGPRDWAWTRLETPIGPLLLAATRDGLAQVVFHADERRTRRALTRLEQRFGGPPAPGTPHLRTAAAELTAYFSGELRSFTVPLDWSLTSGFNARVLHALADDVPYGSVVGYQYLADRVGEAGAARAVGAAMGSNPLPVVVPCHRVVASDGGIGGFGGGLETKRLLLALEGVLPAPLF
- a CDS encoding glycerophosphodiester phosphodiesterase — protein: MRIRPVATVVAGVLMGLSALVLSPAAAQAAPHGRTPETVAHRGASSYAPENTLASIDAAARLGFDWVENDVQRTKDGELVILHDNSLARTTNVKKVFPDRSPWSVSDFTLKEIEKLDAGSWFGPKFAGERVPTLEDYMDEVEDNDQSLLMELKSPELYPGIELQTLRELRRAGWLDRDHVKNRLIIQSFNADAIKTVHELRPDLKTGFLGNPSVADLPKFAKYCDQINPVHTAVTPQYVAAVHALKGPHRRPLDLYTWTVDDAATAVKVADLGVDGIITNKPDVVRAALERRDKDG
- a CDS encoding TerD family protein: MTAELVRGQNHPLDRTRVEIRITAGGPVVAAVTLGDAHGRLPGTDAVAHPGAPRRTGIEVPRQAAAAHRLAVDLGALPDAVHRVSVLLALPTGIGALTTFGAAAPPSVQVTGLDGTGLAGYTLNGLGAESAVVAVELYRRAGAWKVRAVGQGYADGLAALLRDQGLPQAAELAAEIEEAVGRGHARAVPAPAPAAAHRPDGPAHPAPGPAAPAPGPAAPAPDPAAPSTSPAAAPVDYRHPERRSTPAPATPQPSVGGPVDPAAPAPPPSSPPAPSGPVAGDAAGWSMEERLYNQVWGMFEDLTRSVAAYRSASDFAESRLEQELDAALSDPRDRLGTAADAARAAARDRHAALVTQARAALDRDLAQLAAESEVVEPALPPAFARWDSPVWQAHRSAQQRPMALRLGDLHLPEVPDLRIPMLVRLPLERGLWIDCGPDAYAWRGPDPDRAYARRELGSALTDGPPDEAELRRLSLETAVALAARLLAVHPAGEFAVQVIDPGGTTLPALAPLLETGVLPAAPVPGAAGVAAVLEGLTRRVDLVQMAVRSRAADALPPDVDTAGQLLIVHDFPHGFDDRALTRLRYLADEGPAVGVHLLMVADRARAREYGPVLDPLWRSLLRITPVPDAHLADPWVGHAWTYEPSLAPRGSQVVRQVLGRVAEARRERRS
- a CDS encoding TerD family protein, encoding MSVNLSKGQGISLQKSDGGTLTAVRMGLGWRSAPRRGLFGRRTNEIDLDASAVLFAGRQPIDVVFFQHLVSDDGAVRHTGDNLVGGAGQGGDDEAILVDLERVPVHIDQIVFTVNSFTGQTFAEVQDAFCRLVDENTGEELARYTLTGGGDYTAQVMSKVHRTANGWQMTAIGEPSVGRTFQDLVPAILPHL
- a CDS encoding DUF1697 domain-containing protein, whose product is MSRQIALLRGINVGGHNSFPKARQLELAEKLGFQDVSVLLQTGNLVFADPGTPPEETARVLHDAIGAELGLTVPVVVRTRDELAAAVAANPFPQAVPEPKSLHVTFLSAVPADTSRLEALDEAAFAPDRFRLVGRELYLWCPGGIGRSKLADTVSRAPLGVTATARNWNTVTKLLALADA
- a CDS encoding uridine kinase, whose protein sequence is MRLEAITWERLTDALAERVTATTPKDGSSWLRVAVDGAPAAAPGDLAGALAEALRLRGRAVHRAGTFGFLRPASLRLEHGREDPDAFHDEWFDRQALWREVFQPLDPGGTGRVLPDLWDPVTDRATRSAYVTLPPGGVLLLHGPFLLGHWFPFDLSVHLKLSPAALARRTPEDERWTLPAFARYEAETRPEEAADVVVRADDPRRPAWSGAR